The following proteins are co-located in the Imtechella halotolerans genome:
- a CDS encoding asparaginase — protein MTKNSNPNILLVYTGGTIGMMKDFDTGALKAFEFDKLRERIPELSHLDCEIATISFDTPIDSSNMNPQYWVAIAEIIEENYGHYDGFVVLHGSDTMSYTASAMSFMLENLAKPVIFTGSQLPIGDLRTDAKENLITSIQIAALQEKGVPVVQEVCLYFEYKLYRANRTTKINAEHFEAFASMNFPPLAESGVHLKVNKEYLLKPVKAKTLQVHKKLNTQVAIIKMFPGMSEATFNCILNSGSVKAVVLETYGSGNAPTETWFTNAVAKAQERGIFIVNVTQCSGGSVLPGQYETSTHLQKLQVINGKDITTEAAITKLMYLLGEEVSPKVFKTIFETALRGEME, from the coding sequence ATGACAAAGAATAGTAACCCAAATATCCTTCTTGTTTATACCGGTGGTACCATTGGTATGATGAAAGACTTTGATACAGGTGCATTAAAAGCGTTTGAGTTTGATAAATTAAGGGAGCGTATCCCAGAATTATCTCATTTGGATTGTGAAATTGCTACAATTTCCTTTGATACACCTATTGATTCGTCTAACATGAATCCGCAGTACTGGGTGGCAATTGCTGAAATTATTGAGGAAAACTATGGGCATTACGATGGCTTTGTTGTCCTGCATGGAAGCGATACAATGAGCTATACAGCCTCTGCAATGAGTTTTATGTTGGAAAATCTGGCAAAACCTGTGATTTTTACTGGCTCTCAATTGCCAATTGGGGACTTGCGAACAGATGCGAAAGAAAATTTAATTACCTCCATTCAGATTGCTGCATTACAAGAAAAGGGAGTTCCTGTTGTTCAAGAGGTTTGTTTATATTTTGAATATAAGTTATATAGAGCTAATCGTACCACAAAAATTAATGCTGAACATTTTGAAGCATTTGCCTCTATGAATTTTCCTCCACTTGCTGAAAGTGGAGTTCACCTCAAGGTTAATAAGGAATATCTGTTAAAGCCAGTTAAAGCTAAAACCTTGCAAGTTCATAAGAAGCTAAATACTCAGGTAGCCATAATAAAAATGTTTCCTGGTATGAGCGAGGCCACCTTTAATTGTATTTTGAATTCAGGTTCTGTAAAGGCGGTGGTTTTAGAAACCTATGGTTCTGGGAATGCTCCTACAGAAACATGGTTTACAAATGCCGTTGCCAAAGCTCAAGAAAGGGGAATTTTTATTGTGAATGTTACTCAATGTTCAGGGGGAAGTGTGTTGCCGGGACAATATGAGACTAGTACACACTTGCAAAAACTTCAGGTAATTAATGGAAAAGATATTACAACGGAGGCTGCAATTACCAAGTTAATGTATTTATTAGGGGAGGAAGTTTCTCCTAAAGTGTTCAAAACCATATTCGAAACGGCTCTGCGTGGAGAGATGGAATAA
- a CDS encoding bile acid:sodium symporter family protein → MISKLKLPIDRFVLLIGISILIAYFIPEGGADDFIIPLNLITSIGISVIFFLYGLKLSPDKLRLGLKNWRLHVLIQCTTFIIVPLIVLTSLLFINNGTQSQWWIAFFFLACLPSTVSSSVVMISIAKGNIPAGIFNASISGLIGIVLTPLWMGFFLQNQESLSFDFTTIYIKLLLEILLPVLIGFLLQKHFRHLIEKHGAWLTFFDKTIILLIVYKSFAESFLNDIFAPITTLELSLITIGVIILFWIVYSITYYISKALNFNREDTITALFCGSKKSLVHGTVFSKILFNHSSMVGIYLLPLMLFHAIQLLIVSHLAERMRKAYTK, encoded by the coding sequence ATGATATCAAAACTCAAACTTCCAATTGATCGCTTTGTACTCCTTATTGGAATCAGTATTCTAATAGCCTATTTCATCCCTGAAGGAGGTGCTGATGATTTCATAATTCCTCTAAATCTAATAACTAGTATAGGTATATCAGTTATTTTTTTTCTTTATGGTCTAAAATTAAGCCCTGATAAACTTCGTTTAGGGTTAAAAAATTGGAGACTACATGTGCTAATACAATGCACAACCTTTATTATAGTTCCTTTAATTGTTTTGACCTCATTGCTTTTCATCAATAATGGAACACAATCGCAATGGTGGATTGCATTTTTTTTCTTAGCCTGTTTACCCTCCACCGTCTCCTCCTCCGTTGTAATGATTTCGATTGCCAAGGGAAATATTCCTGCAGGCATCTTTAACGCAAGTATTTCTGGTTTAATTGGCATTGTACTAACACCTCTATGGATGGGATTTTTTCTCCAAAATCAAGAATCTTTATCATTTGATTTTACCACTATTTACATAAAACTACTACTTGAAATACTATTACCTGTTCTAATTGGTTTCTTACTTCAAAAACATTTTAGACATTTGATAGAGAAACATGGAGCTTGGTTAACTTTTTTTGACAAAACAATTATTTTATTAATCGTTTATAAAAGCTTTGCAGAGTCTTTCTTAAATGACATATTTGCCCCTATAACAACTCTTGAACTAAGTTTAATAACAATTGGAGTTATTATATTATTTTGGATAGTTTATTCAATAACTTATTACATTTCTAAAGCGCTCAATTTTAACAGGGAAGACACGATAACAGCTCTGTTCTGTGGTTCCAAAAAATCGTTAGTACATGGAACCGTATTTTCCAAAATACTTTTTAACCATTCATCAATGGTAGGTATTTATTTACTCCCTTTAATGCTATTTCATGCTATTCAATTATTAATAGTTAGTCATTTAGCAGAACGGATGCGAAAAGCGTATACCAAGTAG
- a CDS encoding MotA/TolQ/ExbB proton channel family protein, translating to MKRVFSSLVLLVMMVLNVATVSAQETKGFHQVLKERFIEGGAGFMGIVLLCLILGLAVAIERIIFLNMATTNTKKLTKEVEDALASGGVEAAKEVCRNTKGPVASIFYQGLDRASEGVDSAEKAVVAYGGVQMGQLEKNVSWVSLFIAIAPMLGFMGTVIGMIQAFDKISAAGGLDASLIAGDIKVALLTTVFGLIVAIILQVFYNYIIAKIDSIVNDMEDASISLIDLLVGHKK from the coding sequence ATGAAAAGAGTATTTTCTTCACTAGTTCTACTAGTAATGATGGTTTTAAACGTAGCTACTGTAAGTGCACAAGAAACTAAAGGTTTTCATCAGGTATTGAAAGAACGCTTTATCGAAGGTGGAGCTGGATTTATGGGTATTGTATTGCTATGTTTGATATTAGGTTTGGCAGTTGCCATTGAACGTATCATTTTCTTAAACATGGCTACTACCAATACAAAGAAATTGACAAAGGAAGTAGAAGATGCTTTAGCCTCTGGAGGTGTTGAAGCTGCTAAGGAAGTATGTAGAAATACAAAAGGACCAGTTGCTTCTATCTTCTATCAAGGATTGGACAGAGCCAGTGAAGGTGTTGATTCTGCAGAGAAAGCTGTAGTTGCCTATGGTGGAGTTCAAATGGGACAGTTGGAGAAAAACGTATCTTGGGTATCATTGTTTATCGCTATTGCGCCAATGCTTGGGTTCATGGGTACGGTAATCGGTATGATTCAGGCCTTCGATAAAATTAGTGCAGCTGGTGGATTAGATGCTTCATTGATTGCTGGTGACATTAAAGTTGCGTTATTAACAACTGTATTTGGTCTTATCGTAGCAATTATCCTTCAGGTATTCTACAACTACATCATTGCTAAAATCGATAGTATCGTTAATGATATGGAAGATGCTTCTATCTCTCTAATCGATTTATTGGTAGGTCACAAAAAATAA
- a CDS encoding efflux RND transporter permease subunit, giving the protein MVKWLSKGFWATVARIILRNRIIILTIIAAITVVMGMQWKYMRFTYTEANLLPDEHPVNQEYNKFLEVFGEEGNLIILAVKDQRLFTPENFNQWNKLSKKLNAFPEIDMVVSTENLHELVKDTIKQEFTLKPLILSNINSQAAIDSIKTKLFEQLPFYESLLFNKETQTLRTAVYMDKEIVNTSVRKDFIYNDLLPLIDSFEKETGLDVRASGMPYIRTLNSQNIIDEIGIFIAAALGITSLIFFFFFRSVRATLISMLVVTIGVMWAFGILGLLKYEITVLTALIPPLIIVIGIPNCIFLINKYQQEVKKHGNQAKSLQRVISKVGNATLLTNATTAAGFATFIITESKLLKEFGIVASLNILSIFVLSLLIIPIVYSFMALPKYKHLKHLNKKWISAFVGWMEKTVREHRIAVYITTICLLVASIIGIYQVKISGSLIEDMPKSAAFFDDIKFFEKEFDGIMPLEIMIDTERKNGVMRLPNLRKMDELEQLIIETPELSRPISIVSLAKYSKQAFYNGNPEYYQLPTTQENNFILSYAKKSSENSDMLSNFVDSNGQTARITTFMKDIGTDRMEEIEDDLFAKIQKIFPDENYHVSMTGKALLFTKGTKYLVKNLILSLALAIFLISLLMAYMFRSFRMILISLVPNILPLLITAGMMGFLGIPLKPSTILVFSIAFGISVDDTIHFLAKYRQELQTHNWKIRRSVYAALKETGVSMFYTSIVLFFGFSVFMISSFGGTKALGGLVSVTLLFAMLSNLILLPSLLLSLERNIANKETLKEPNIDILSEEE; this is encoded by the coding sequence ATGGTTAAGTGGTTAAGCAAAGGTTTTTGGGCAACCGTTGCACGTATAATACTCCGAAATAGAATTATAATATTGACAATTATTGCTGCCATCACAGTTGTTATGGGAATGCAATGGAAATACATGCGCTTCACGTATACTGAAGCTAATCTTCTTCCTGATGAACATCCTGTAAATCAAGAATACAATAAATTTTTAGAGGTCTTTGGAGAAGAAGGAAATCTTATTATACTGGCAGTAAAAGATCAACGATTATTTACTCCCGAAAATTTTAATCAATGGAACAAGCTTAGTAAAAAACTGAATGCTTTTCCTGAGATTGACATGGTAGTTTCAACGGAAAATTTACATGAATTAGTTAAAGATACTATTAAACAAGAATTTACATTAAAACCGTTAATTCTGTCTAATATTAACTCCCAGGCTGCCATAGACTCAATAAAAACAAAACTTTTCGAGCAGCTTCCATTTTACGAAAGCCTTTTATTTAACAAAGAAACACAAACATTACGGACTGCGGTTTACATGGATAAGGAAATCGTAAATACCTCGGTTAGAAAAGATTTTATTTACAACGACTTACTCCCTCTTATCGATTCTTTTGAAAAAGAAACAGGACTTGATGTACGTGCATCTGGAATGCCCTATATACGTACATTAAATTCACAAAATATTATAGATGAAATTGGAATTTTCATAGCTGCCGCTCTTGGAATCACCTCTTTAATTTTCTTTTTCTTTTTCAGATCAGTCAGAGCCACTTTAATCTCAATGCTAGTTGTTACCATAGGCGTAATGTGGGCCTTTGGCATACTGGGCTTACTCAAATACGAAATTACAGTACTTACAGCACTTATACCACCACTAATTATAGTCATTGGTATCCCTAATTGTATTTTCCTTATAAACAAATATCAACAAGAGGTTAAAAAGCATGGTAATCAAGCAAAATCCTTGCAAAGAGTGATTTCGAAGGTTGGAAACGCAACCTTATTAACTAATGCTACCACTGCTGCGGGATTCGCAACTTTCATCATTACAGAAAGTAAACTTCTTAAAGAATTTGGCATTGTAGCATCGCTTAACATTCTATCAATTTTCGTATTATCACTACTTATTATACCCATCGTGTATAGCTTTATGGCACTTCCAAAATACAAACACTTAAAGCATTTAAATAAAAAATGGATAAGTGCTTTTGTAGGTTGGATGGAAAAAACTGTTCGTGAACATCGCATTGCAGTATATATAACTACTATCTGCCTTCTTGTAGCAAGTATTATAGGTATTTATCAGGTCAAAATTTCGGGAAGTCTTATTGAAGACATGCCTAAATCTGCTGCCTTTTTTGATGACATTAAATTTTTCGAAAAGGAGTTTGACGGTATTATGCCACTTGAAATAATGATTGACACAGAGCGCAAAAATGGTGTGATGCGTCTGCCTAATCTTAGAAAAATGGATGAATTGGAGCAACTCATTATTGAAACTCCAGAACTTTCAAGACCTATTTCAATTGTAAGTCTCGCTAAATACTCTAAGCAGGCCTTCTATAATGGCAATCCAGAATACTACCAATTACCCACAACACAAGAAAACAATTTTATCCTTTCATACGCTAAAAAATCTTCTGAAAATAGTGATATGCTTTCCAATTTTGTAGACAGCAATGGTCAAACAGCAAGAATTACCACATTTATGAAAGATATTGGTACAGATCGGATGGAAGAAATTGAAGACGATCTATTTGCTAAAATTCAAAAGATATTTCCAGATGAAAACTACCATGTGAGCATGACTGGAAAAGCTCTTCTGTTTACAAAAGGAACAAAGTATTTAGTTAAGAATTTGATTTTGTCTCTAGCTTTAGCTATATTCTTAATATCATTACTAATGGCCTATATGTTCAGATCATTTAGGATGATATTAATCTCTTTAGTTCCCAACATTTTACCCTTATTAATTACTGCAGGTATGATGGGATTTCTGGGTATACCATTAAAACCCTCTACAATACTTGTTTTCAGTATTGCTTTTGGAATTTCCGTTGATGACACCATTCATTTTTTGGCTAAGTATCGTCAAGAACTACAAACACATAATTGGAAAATACGTCGCTCGGTTTATGCAGCATTAAAAGAGACTGGAGTGAGTATGTTTTATACTTCAATAGTATTATTCTTTGGATTCTCAGTATTTATGATTTCAAGTTTTGGAGGAACAAAAGCGTTAGGTGGATTAGTGTCTGTAACTCTTCTTTTCGCTATGTTGTCTAATCTTATTTTACTTCCTTCATTATTACTCTCATTGGAAAGAAATATAGCTAATAAAGAGACTCTTAAAGAACCGAACATAGATATTCTTTCAGAAGAAGAATAG
- the rpoN gene encoding RNA polymerase factor sigma-54, protein MLKQHLQFKLSQKLSPQQIQLMKLIQLPTQAFEQRIKQEMEENPALESGKEESNDYDDDYRDEFDNSYEDDFDGNDSIDMDNINVDEYLSDDEIPDYRLQANNYSSDDDDKVVPYEATVSFHQSLINQLNTFRLSDEEREVAEFLVGSIDESGYIRRSVLDIMDDLAFTQNVFTTEETIKLVLKTVIHELDPAGVGAFDLRECLLIQLKRKDKNERTSLAINIIEHSFEQFTKKHYDKLMQRHGVTEDTLKEAIHEIERLNPKPGGSYSGNTKTIEHVVPDFTIRINDGELELFLNGRNAPQLHVSREYTQMLEGYKNAKEKSNSQKDAVFFIKQKLDAAKWFIDAIKQRQETLYVTMSAIMHHQEEYFLTGDERKLKPLILKDIADRIGMDISTVSRVANSKYVDTPYGTKLIKDFFSEAMKNDQGEDVSTREIKKILETVIQEEDKRKPLPDDKLADILKDKGYPIARRTVAKYREQLDIPVARLRKQL, encoded by the coding sequence ATGTTAAAACAGCACCTACAATTCAAACTATCTCAAAAGCTTTCTCCTCAGCAAATCCAACTGATGAAGCTTATTCAATTGCCTACACAAGCATTTGAACAGCGCATTAAGCAAGAAATGGAGGAAAATCCAGCTTTAGAGAGTGGTAAAGAAGAGTCTAATGACTATGATGATGATTATAGGGATGAATTTGATAATTCATATGAGGATGACTTCGATGGAAATGATTCCATCGATATGGACAACATCAATGTAGATGAATATTTAAGCGATGATGAAATTCCTGACTATAGACTTCAAGCCAATAACTATAGTAGTGATGATGACGATAAAGTGGTTCCTTATGAGGCTACCGTTTCATTTCATCAATCCTTGATAAATCAATTAAACACTTTTCGTCTTTCAGACGAAGAACGTGAAGTGGCTGAATTTCTGGTAGGGAGCATAGACGAGAGTGGCTATATCCGGAGGTCTGTTTTGGACATCATGGATGATTTAGCATTTACACAAAACGTATTTACGACTGAAGAAACAATAAAGCTTGTTTTAAAAACAGTAATTCACGAACTGGACCCAGCTGGAGTTGGTGCTTTTGATTTGCGTGAGTGTCTTCTCATTCAATTAAAACGAAAAGACAAAAACGAGCGCACTTCCTTAGCAATAAATATAATTGAACACTCGTTTGAACAATTTACCAAAAAACATTATGATAAATTAATGCAACGTCATGGTGTTACGGAAGACACTCTAAAAGAAGCCATCCATGAAATAGAACGATTAAACCCAAAACCAGGAGGCTCATATAGCGGAAATACCAAAACTATAGAACATGTAGTGCCTGATTTCACCATTCGTATTAATGATGGTGAATTGGAACTATTTCTTAATGGTCGTAATGCACCTCAATTGCATGTATCAAGAGAATATACACAAATGTTAGAAGGATATAAAAATGCAAAAGAAAAATCCAATTCTCAAAAAGACGCTGTTTTTTTTATAAAGCAAAAACTAGATGCTGCTAAATGGTTTATTGACGCTATTAAACAACGTCAAGAAACCCTTTATGTCACCATGTCTGCCATCATGCACCATCAAGAAGAATATTTCCTTACTGGCGACGAACGCAAACTGAAACCACTCATTTTAAAAGATATTGCTGATCGAATTGGAATGGATATCTCGACAGTTTCTAGAGTTGCAAACAGCAAATATGTTGACACGCCATACGGAACAAAACTTATAAAAGACTTTTTCTCTGAAGCAATGAAAAATGATCAAGGGGAGGATGTTTCAACAAGAGAGATTAAAAAAATTCTTGAAACTGTAATTCAAGAAGAAGATAAACGCAAACCATTACCTGATGATAAACTTGCTGATATTCTAAAAGATAAAGGATACCCTATCGCTAGACGAACTGTAGCTAAATACAGAGAGCAATTGGATATACCAGTAGCACGTTTGAGAAAACAACTCTAA
- a CDS encoding porin family protein, which produces MKYFFCFHLILLFHIPIVAQDSLVKRELDINRYLEDQFYIGVTYDILANKPSQVSQNNLSRGIQIGYIRDLPLNIDRNRGFGIGLGYANHSYFSNMGASINNGDVIYEIIDTNEAGFRRNKLALHAIEMPLELRWRTSNAESHRFWRIYSGVKLSYVFSGKSKWITEGIKINFNNEDIQKWNYGIYLSVGYNTWNFYAYYGLNSFFKENTLLEGEQIELQSFQLGLMFYIL; this is translated from the coding sequence ATGAAGTACTTTTTTTGTTTTCATCTTATATTGCTATTTCATATACCAATAGTTGCTCAGGATTCACTTGTAAAAAGGGAATTGGATATAAATCGATATCTTGAAGATCAGTTTTATATTGGAGTTACCTATGATATATTAGCTAATAAACCCTCTCAGGTATCTCAGAATAATTTGTCCAGAGGTATTCAGATAGGTTATATTAGAGATCTTCCACTTAATATAGATCGGAATAGGGGTTTCGGAATAGGTTTGGGTTATGCGAATCATTCTTATTTTTCAAACATGGGTGCCTCTATTAATAATGGAGATGTGATTTATGAGATTATTGATACGAATGAAGCTGGTTTTAGACGGAACAAATTGGCTCTCCATGCCATTGAAATGCCATTAGAATTAAGATGGCGTACTTCTAACGCTGAATCTCATCGTTTTTGGAGAATTTATTCTGGTGTTAAATTAAGTTATGTGTTTTCTGGTAAATCAAAATGGATTACTGAGGGAATAAAAATTAATTTTAATAATGAAGATATTCAAAAGTGGAATTATGGTATATACCTATCAGTAGGATATAATACTTGGAATTTTTACGCGTATTATGGTTTGAATTCTTTTTTTAAAGAAAATACTTTACTAGAAGGAGAACAAATCGAACTTCAATCATTTCAATTAGGACTTATGTTTTATATTCTATAG
- the asnS gene encoding asparagine--tRNA ligase: MQYSVKELLEKGKLLQEVTVQGWVRTFRSNRFIALNDGSTIHNIQCVVDFENMDEQMLKRVTTSAALKITGTLTESQGKGQTVEIQVSQLEILGDSDPETYPIQPKKHSLEFLRENAHLRVRTNAFGAIMRVRSVLSFAIHKYFQENGFFYVNTPIITGSDAEGAGEMFRVTTLDAKNPPLNENGSVQYSEDFFGKETNLTVSGQLEAETFAMSLGKVYTFGPTFRAENSNTSRHLAEFWMVEPEVAFLDLAGNMDLAEDFIKYVLRHVLENCKDDIEFLEQRLIEEEKSKPQNERSEMTLSERLRFVVDNNFKRVSYTEAIDILKNSKPNKNKKFQYLIDEWGADLQSEHERFLVEKHFKCPVILFDYPAKIKAFYMRLNEDGKTVRAMDILFPGIGEIVGGSQREERYDVLVEKIKATGIDEKELWWYLDLRKFGTAVHSGFGLGFERLVLFTTGMTNIRDVIPFPRTPQSAEF; the protein is encoded by the coding sequence ATGCAATACAGTGTAAAAGAATTACTGGAAAAAGGCAAACTCTTACAAGAAGTTACCGTACAAGGATGGGTTCGAACATTTAGAAGCAATAGATTCATTGCACTTAATGACGGATCGACCATTCATAACATACAATGCGTAGTAGATTTCGAGAACATGGATGAGCAGATGTTAAAACGTGTTACTACTAGTGCCGCATTAAAAATTACAGGAACCTTAACTGAAAGTCAAGGTAAAGGTCAAACAGTGGAAATTCAAGTTTCTCAATTGGAAATCCTAGGAGATTCCGATCCGGAAACTTATCCGATCCAACCAAAAAAACATTCTTTAGAATTCTTACGTGAAAATGCACACCTACGAGTTAGAACCAATGCATTTGGAGCTATTATGCGTGTTCGATCGGTACTTTCGTTTGCAATTCATAAGTATTTTCAAGAAAATGGATTTTTCTATGTAAACACTCCTATAATAACGGGCAGTGATGCAGAAGGGGCTGGCGAGATGTTTAGAGTAACAACATTAGACGCAAAAAATCCACCTCTAAATGAAAATGGAAGTGTCCAATATTCCGAGGACTTCTTTGGCAAAGAAACCAACCTTACTGTATCAGGTCAATTGGAGGCTGAAACTTTTGCTATGAGTTTAGGTAAAGTATATACATTCGGACCAACTTTTAGAGCTGAAAATTCTAACACCTCCCGTCACTTGGCTGAGTTTTGGATGGTTGAGCCTGAGGTTGCTTTTTTAGATCTAGCCGGTAATATGGATCTTGCGGAAGACTTTATAAAATATGTGCTACGTCATGTGTTAGAAAACTGTAAGGATGATATAGAATTTTTAGAACAGCGTCTTATTGAAGAAGAAAAATCTAAACCACAAAATGAACGTAGTGAAATGACACTATCAGAAAGATTACGTTTTGTGGTAGATAATAACTTTAAGCGAGTTAGTTACACTGAAGCAATAGATATTCTCAAAAACTCCAAACCAAATAAAAATAAGAAATTCCAATACCTTATAGACGAATGGGGAGCAGACTTGCAAAGTGAGCATGAACGTTTTCTTGTTGAAAAACACTTTAAATGTCCTGTCATTTTATTTGATTACCCAGCAAAAATTAAAGCTTTCTATATGCGTCTTAATGAAGATGGAAAAACAGTGCGCGCAATGGATATCCTATTCCCTGGAATTGGTGAAATTGTGGGTGGTTCCCAACGAGAAGAGCGCTATGATGTACTTGTAGAAAAAATAAAGGCAACGGGTATTGATGAAAAGGAGTTATGGTGGTATCTAGATTTACGTAAATTTGGAACAGCTGTACATAGTGGTTTCGGACTTGGATTCGAAAGACTTGTACTTTTCACTACTGGCATGACAAACATCCGTGATGTAATACCATTCCCACGAACGCCGCAAAGTGCAGAATTTTAA
- a CDS encoding ExbD/TolR family protein, whose product MAKRSAPEVNAGSMADIAFLLLIFFLVTTTIETNSGISTKLPPKLENQEPPPPIKEKNIFTVLVNMNDQLLVEDQLMDVKDLRKAAMDFLDNGGGQGDEACTYCRGNKNPSSSDNPEKAVISLRNDRETSYKVYIAVQNELVAAYNELRERERQRLYPNEVSYAQMEAEFNAARTDQARKDELKPKMEKLQELFPRKLSEAEPKKN is encoded by the coding sequence ATGGCTAAAAGATCAGCACCCGAAGTGAATGCAGGATCCATGGCTGATATCGCGTTTTTGCTTCTTATTTTCTTTTTGGTAACCACTACTATTGAAACCAATTCTGGTATTAGTACTAAGTTGCCTCCGAAGTTGGAGAATCAAGAACCACCACCACCAATTAAAGAGAAAAACATATTTACTGTTTTGGTAAACATGAATGATCAGTTGCTAGTGGAAGATCAGTTAATGGATGTTAAAGATTTACGTAAAGCTGCTATGGATTTCTTAGACAATGGAGGAGGTCAAGGTGATGAGGCTTGTACTTATTGCAGAGGTAATAAAAATCCTTCTTCATCTGATAATCCTGAAAAGGCAGTAATCTCTTTGCGTAACGACCGTGAAACTTCGTACAAAGTTTATATAGCAGTTCAAAATGAACTGGTGGCGGCTTACAATGAATTAAGAGAGCGTGAACGTCAACGTTTATATCCAAACGAGGTTAGTTATGCTCAAATGGAGGCTGAGTTTAATGCAGCACGTACTGACCAGGCTCGTAAAGATGAATTGAAACCTAAAATGGAGAAGCTACAAGAGTTATTCCCTAGAAAACTTTCTGAAGCTGAACCGAAGAAAAATTAA
- a CDS encoding ExbD/TolR family protein, with translation MSKFKKKKSGDLPAVSTASLPDIVFMLLFFFMTVTVMKDSDLMVKNDVPTANQVQKLDKKDPVVYIYAGKPLPKYQDKFGSNAKIQVNDKFADISEIAPFILQYKDGLRQELREMFTTALKVDSDTNMGLITDVKQELREVNALKLVYITKEGDAVGSLRN, from the coding sequence ATGTCTAAATTTAAGAAAAAAAAGAGTGGTGATTTACCAGCGGTATCTACAGCATCTTTACCTGATATTGTATTCATGCTGTTATTCTTCTTCATGACGGTTACCGTAATGAAAGACAGTGATTTGATGGTTAAGAACGATGTTCCTACTGCAAATCAGGTACAAAAATTGGATAAGAAAGATCCTGTAGTATATATATATGCAGGTAAACCACTTCCAAAGTATCAAGATAAATTTGGTAGCAATGCAAAAATTCAGGTAAATGATAAATTTGCTGATATAAGTGAGATTGCTCCATTTATTTTACAATACAAGGATGGACTTCGGCAAGAGCTTAGAGAGATGTTTACTACTGCTCTAAAAGTGGATTCTGATACTAACATGGGACTTATTACTGATGTTAAACAGGAATTGCGCGAAGTAAATGCACTTAAACTAGTTTATATCACTAAAGAAGGTGATGCTGTAGGTAGTTTAAGAAACTAA